The nucleotide sequence AAGATTTAAAAGGAGACTCAACATATTCTTTCAATGACGTTAAATTGCCCTTATGGAATTCCACTATCGCCCACtttgattgtttatttttttgctggtacttttttccttctaattACTTTTCTCGATGTTTATTGTTTCCCCAGTTTTCTATTTGTCGAGACATGCTTTTTTCCTTCGACTATACatgaagagaaaaacaaagggTAAATTAGGTTGGTGGGggttatgatcaaattgatTGGATAAGTTTGAGGTTATTTCGCAGGAATGTTGATCAGGGTCATATGATGATAGAGAGCATGTTTTGGAGCTGTCAAATAAATGGGTTTGTCTTCAATGATTGGAAGGAGCAAGTGTGAACAATATTCGTGGATCCCAATTTACTATGAGATTTAAAGACTCCGAAAGTTTTTTGACACTAATGCAGAGGGCAAATACGTAGAACTTTTACGGAAGTTATTTATCTGTAGAGAAAGGGACTTTAAGCTTTCAATTGATAAAAGGAATCACAGTGACATCAGTGAGTGGCCATTTAATATTATTAGATTATTAGATTAGATCTTCACTTATCCACGAGGATAAAACACTTCCCCTTTGAGACCTAGATTGATATCAGAAGCCAAGATTCTGTGAAACAGATACAGGTATTCTGCTAGAAGAACTAGATGCAGGCAGTCAACCCTTATAAAATTAAGAGGAAAAACCTTCCAATTAGAATGAGGCTGGTGACGTACATAGCGAGCTAGCATCAACTTCAAACAGAAATTGATGAAAGACGGTGACTTCTAGCCATTAAATGAAGcacaaaaaatcaacaaagcaaAGCAGAACCAAAATAACACCATATGAGACAAGCATATGCTTTAGAAAGATCTGGAAAATGGTAGCAATTACTTAAAATAGACGGTTATCTTATCTGCAATGAAACTACAAGTATTCAGCAAAGATACAGGAAACCCTAGTTGAGACATCAATCAAGTAACTGATCCAATACAACAGTAAAACTCAGGTCATAACCCAAACAAAACAGATTCATATTCTGTGCACCAATAAATGACCAAAATCTCACTATTCCCACAATAATTGCTCTCACTGACTCTTCAAAATTAACTTCTGCTTCGGCGTCGGTCCCTAACGCCATTTCTGCATATACATTATTTGGAAACATCGTGTCAATACAAACACTACAAGCAAAGATTAACTTTGTAAGTCAAGCAAAATTAACATAAATCACATGCAGCCTGCAACTATATCATGTTTACTTGTCATAACCTTTAATATACAAACATAATAATGGTATATATGCTTATTAAGCGGGAAAAGTATGTTCATAAGAAACTTGGGGTCTTCGCCAAAAGATAGCAGCAGAAGATACCCAAGGCAAATTCCCATTTTAACTTGGTGACATTTCTGAAATACAGATTAGACTAAATTTTCAAGAAATATAGTTgttttaaacaacaaattaagCAAAACACTgacatcataaaataaaatgttcctTGAAAAAACAGGGCTGTCCGAATAGTGACAATAATAACTAGGCTTAGTAAGAAAAATTTAAGGGTGAGCATAACTAACCCATTAGCATATGGCACCTCCTCACGCCCACGGTAAGGAGGCGGTGACCTGCTGTAGCTACGCCCACGAGGTGACACACTGCGGCGCCTAGGGGACCGCCCACGAGGACTGTAACTCCTGGTGCATGCAAAAGAAAGGCAAGATAATCAAAacatattataagaaaaaaattattatctcaGCATAAGAAACTACCAAAACCTAACAACCATAAAAGAAATGACATGGATACTCTCAAGTCAGAGATGAGCATAATTCTGAGGTAAAAAATAGTAGGCAAACTCATACTTTAAATTTTCACTACttcaatttataattaagaATAACAAAAACATAGAGATCACAAGCCACAAGAGCATTATTACAAAAAGTAGGCAAATCAACAATTTTCACAGCATGATCGATCATTATGAAAAATACCACAATAAAACATTGGTGCCAGTACAATTGCACAAAGGTTCAAATGAAAATATAGGAACCATCTCACCTTCGCCCATAACTTGGACTCCTGCGAAATCGAGGTGGACTGCGGCTACGGCGTCTTCctgcaccaccaccaccacgaTTGCGACATTCACGAGCAAAATGGCCAGGTTCACCGCACTCGTAACACTTCAAATCAGAACCACCGCCACCACCACCTCCGCGGCCACGACCTCCACCGCCGCCgccgccaccaccaccacttCTAGAATTGTGAGAAAGCTCCACCCTCCATCCATTCTTGCCTGTTACACAGAATACAAATGAAAATTCACAATAAATATAAACCAATAAATAAGAAAACTGTTCCATGTGACTAGATTTATGAGAACAAAAACAGAAACCGTGTTTGAAACTGACGTTTTCTATAAGGAACATTTAGCAAAAAGATTATCATATTGGTGTTAGGTTTCACACAGATAGGTATTAGACAGGTAAATATTGGTTGAACATAGCGCTATAACCCTGCAAACATACTGTCTTCAAACTGAAGGTCTCggtagagataaaaaaaaaaatatcagcaCCATTAAACGGGTAACAGAAAAGCTTGGATTACTTTATCTTCAGATCTTTAATTGCACAAGTGTAACATTGTTCAAATAAATACTTACACACTCTGAAGCACAGACACCTCTGAGATAAATACTTACATACCCTAAAGCATGGACACCTCTGAGATTAAGCCCGACACCGACACATGCttatattcaattaattcattttctcaaagtATCGCCATGCttatattcaattaattcattttctcaaagtATCGCCGGTGTCGACGTATATGTCAGTGTTGTGTCCAGTGTCCATGTCTATGCACAGCTTACACATATTCacttaaaatatattcaaaccttattttaaaatgaagagTTCTTGcatgaaacaaacaaaatcacaagGCTATAATATCAAGGACAAAATTttccaaatttcaagaaaattgAGCAGCATGAGCTATGAGAACACAACAGCAATATCATATACACATCATTATGAACAAGTTCTTCATTCAGTAAAGACAATATTGTGTTACCATAATATTTTCCGAAGTTATTTAACCACTGATCGAAAACAGCTTATCAGAGCACAATTTGCTCAGAGGGACATATATACAGAACACAGGCAGCACTCACATGGCCGACAGGTTAATTGCAGTAGCACACATCTCATAAAATAAAGCCGTTATGCAAGAGAAGTGTAGCGCCGACAGGTTAATTGCAGTAgcaaacatctcataaaataaAGCCGTTATGCAAGAGAAGTGTAGCTTGCGAGATAACACCCCAAAGCAGTGCAAATCCTCAGTTCACATTGTTAACTCGCTCTACATGAAGTCAAAGTGTACAAAGCAGCAGACTCTGACGAAGACTAACGAAAAAACCACACTACTGCAGAGCTGCTTGCATAAGAGATTTACAATGCAGAAGTAGAAGACTTAAATACGTAGAGTTGAGGAAAAGCTGTGAACAAATCATATCGACCGGAAAATGGTGGAAAAACAAATAATACATTAGCAGTTTAGAATAATGTCATAGTAATATACATATAGTAATATACATGAcactttaaaatatatatggCATTTTAATGCATATTAATAATTCTTCTACACATACCATCTAGATCGCGTATAGCATCCTGTGCATCTCTGCGGTCATCAAAGTCAATAAAAGCATAGCCAGGTGGTCTTCGAGCAACCCAAACACTGCAAACACAACATCGATGGAAAAAGAAAGTCATTCTCTAAATAACCAATAGCAAAAAATACACATTCTAAACAAACCTGAGAAATTGAACATTATAAAACAAGATTAATCATAATTTATTGAAATCACAGACACGACAAAGCTCAAtccacaaaaaataaacaacaatgcccacacaaaaaaaacaatttttatcactcaaaacttccaaaaacaaacaataGTTTATTTGTGTTTCTCATACAGAATTATTTGAAATCAAAGACATGATAAGCTCAATCCATGAAAAATAATCAACACAACACACAAAAATAAGCTTAAATTGAATTATAAAAAGATGGCATCTTTAAGATTAAGGGTGcctttggattgacttatttttgagcttacgCAAAAtggcttatgcaaataaataagcttgaTGTATTATTCATAAAGTTTGTCAAGGTAGTGTATGAAAAAGCAGCTTATTGAAATACAACTTTCGTTCTTACTTATGATTTAACAtgaaagcttatttatttgcatgaactattttttcataagcttcaaaataagccaatccaaacagtcACTAAGAAACAAAAACATCCACACCATCAAAAGGCACCAGACCCTATTTCcatatatttttctctaaaataaaagGTCAAAATTTCTTATTTCTACCgataattacaaacaaaaacaaaacacaatacaatgcaatcaTATTTATCCTTTACATGAAAAATCAACAgggttaattaaaaaaaaaaaactttacaaaTACGTAAACGAAATTTGATGATATAATGATGAATGTTTGTTGAATTACCTTCGAATTACACCAAAAACACGAAATTCATCCTCAAGGTCCCTCTCTGACACTCTGGAATCCAGATTACCCACGTACACACGAGACATCGTTTCGTTCGTGATCAAAAAACCTACAAATCACAACAATATGGAGAAATTCAATTAGTTTAAActagaaagagaaaatttggTTTGGGAATCGATGAGAATTTCAATTG is from Medicago truncatula cultivar Jemalong A17 chromosome 1, MtrunA17r5.0-ANR, whole genome shotgun sequence and encodes:
- the LOC112418704 gene encoding serine/arginine-rich splicing factor RSZ22A; protein product: MSRVYVGNLDSRVSERDLEDEFRVFGVIRSVWVARRPPGYAFIDFDDRRDAQDAIRDLDGKNGWRVELSHNSRSGGGGGGGGGGRGRGGGGGGGSDLKCYECGEPGHFARECRNRGGGGAGRRRSRSPPRFRRSPSYGRRSYSPRGRSPRRRSVSPRGRSYSRSPPPYRGREEVPYANGNGVRDRRRSRS